DNA from Longimicrobium sp.:
TTCGATGCGCGCGCGGCCCTCGAGCGTGAAGTCGGAGAACACCACCTGCGCGTCGTCGGCGAAAAACGACGCGAGCGCCGCCCGGTCGGTGCCGCCCCACGCCGCGATGTAGCCGGCGCGCGCGGCGCCCAGCCCCTCCGGCAGCGCCGGCGGCCGATCCGGCTCGCCGGACGACGCGGCGGGCACCATGTGGCTGCATGCAGCGGCGGCGATCAGCGCGAGCGGGGCGAGGATTCGTCTCATCGGGCGCTCCGTGCAATGAAGGGAGATTTCATCGACCGAAGACGAGGATTAAGCGGCGGAGCCTCCGCGCACCAGAGAATCGATCCCCCCGAACGCGAGCGGGCCGGCTGGATGACGATGCATCGCTCCGCCATACGCGCGGAGGCCCGAGGCGGGCTGTGCGATCCTACAAACAGAATTGTCTCACACGGAGGGAACGGAGGAAACGGAGGATGATGAGCAGTCCTCCGTTCCCTCCGTTTCCTCCGTGTGAGACTGTTCTATCAGAGCAGGTCGAATGCACAACAATCCATTCAATCCGACATCAGGGGGTACAGCGTCCGGATTGCACATCTTAACGGAATCGTAAAGCGGCGCATCCTTCCGTCTTGATGAACCAGCCGGGCCCGCCGCAGATTAGGCGCGTTCCCCGAGACCGGATTCGCGCACGACCGGACGGCGCCGCGCCGTTCCGTTTACCCTCCCCTCCGCTCAGGACGCCCATGCTCACCCTGACCTCCAAGTCGCGCGCGCTGGCGGTGCTGGCCGCCGCCACGCTGGCCGCCGGGCCCGCGGCCGCGCAGCAGGCCGCGCGCACGGCGCAGACCGCGGCCACGCCCACGGCCGGCGCCTGGCTGATGCCGCCCGCGCCGATCCCGCAGATCATCGACGCGGCACCCACGCCGGCGCTCAGCGTGGCGCCGGGGCAGCGCACCGTGGCCGTCCTGGGCCGCGAGAACCTGCCGTCGCTGCAGGAGATGGCCGAGCCGTGGCTGGGGCTGGCCGGCTACCGCCTCAACCCGCGCACCAACGGATGGAACGCGGCGCGGGTCGGCTATCTCACCTCCATCACCTTCCAGGACCTGGCCGGCGGCGCGAATCGCGAGGTGCGCCTGCCGCCGCGCGCCCGCGCCGCGTTCCCGCAGTGGTCGCCCGACGGGTCGAAGCTGGCGTTCACGGTCTTCACCGAGACGGGGATCGAGCTGTGGGTGGCCGACGCGCGCACCGGCACGGCCCGGCGGCTGCTGCCCGCGGTGCTGAACGCCGCGTTCGGCAACCCCTTCCGCTGGATGCCGGACGGGCGCGCGGTCCTGGCGCTGCGCGTTCCCGCCGGGCGCGGCGCGGCGCCGGAGCGCTCGCGCGTGCCCGAGGGCCCGGTGATCCAGGAGAGCTCGGGCCGCGCCGCGCCGGTGCGCACGCTGGAGGACATGCTCAAGAACCCGTACGACGAGCGGCTGTTCGAGCACTACTTCACCGCGCAGATGGTGCGCGTGCCCGTGGACGGCGGCGCGGCGGCCAGCGTGGGGCAGCCGGGGATCTACTCCGCGTTCGACCCGTCGCCCGACGGGCGCTACATCCTGGCGCGGAAGATCCACCGCCCGTTCAGCTACCAGGTGAGCGCGGGGAGCTTCCCCTACGAGGCGCTGGTGCTGGACACGCGCGGCGCCGTGGTCAAGCGCATCGCCGACCAGCCGCTGGCCGACAACCTGCCGCCCGCGTTCGACGCGGTGATCACCGGCCCGCGCGAGATCGAGTGGCGCGGCGACGCGCCGGCCACGCTGGTGTGGGCCGAGGCGCAGGACGGCGGCGACCCGTCGCGCCGGGTGGACGTGCACGACCGGCTCTTCCAGCTCGACGCGCCCTTCACCGGCCAGCCGCGCAAGCTGATGGACCTGGACCAGCGCTACAGCGGCGCGTTCTGGGGCCGCGGCGACTTCGCCATCGTGCTCGAGCGCTGGTGGAGCACCCGCCGCGAAAAGCGCTTCGCCGTCAACCCCACCAATCCCGGCCAGCCGCGGCTGCTGCTGGACCGCAGCTACCAGGACCGCTACGCCGACCCCGGCTTCCCGGTGCTGCGCCGCGACGCGCGCGGCGAGTCGCTCCTCCTCTTCACCCCCGACGGCGGGTCGATCTACCTGACCGGCGCGGGCGCCTCGCAGCGCGGCGACTATCCGTTCCTGGCGCGGATGAGCATCGCCGACGGGAAGAGCACGCGCATCTGGCAGGCCGAGGACCCGTACTACGAGGAGGTGGTGACGGTGCTGGACGCCGACGGCGGCCGCATCCTCACCCGCCGCGAGTCGCAGGCCGAGGCGCCCAACTACTTCGTGCGGACGCTCCCCGGCGGGCAGGCGGTGGCCATCACCCGCTTCCCCGACCCCGCGCCGCAGCTGGCGGGGATCACGCGGCAGCTGGTGACCTACCGGCGTGGCGACGGCGTGCAGCTCTCGGGCACCCTCTATCTCCCGCCCAACTACAATCCCCAGCGCGACGGGCGGCTGCCCATGCTGATGTGGGCGTATCCCACGGAGTTCCGCGACGCCGGCGCGGCGGCGCAGGTGCAGGGATCGCCCAACCGCTTCTCGCGGCCGGCGGGGATCAGCCACCTGTTCCTGCTCACGCAGGGCTACGCGATCTTCGACAACCCCACCATGCCCATCATCGGCGAGGGCGACAAGGAGCCGAACGACACCTACGTCGAGCAGCTGGTGGCCAGCGCGCAGGCGGCGGTCGACAAGGTGGTGGAGATGGGGGTGGCGGACCGCGACCACATCGGCATCGGCGGGCACAGCTACGGCGCGTTCATGACCGCCAACCTGCTGGCGCACAGCGACATCTTCCGCGCGGGGATCGCGCGCAGCGGCGCCTACAACCGCACGCTGACGCCGTTCGGCTTCCAGGCCGAGCAGCGCACCTACTGGCAGGCGACGGACATCTACACGCGGATGAGCCCGTTCACCTACGCCAACCAGATCAACGAGCCGATCCTGCTGATCCACGGCGAGATGGACGACAACAGCGGCACCTTCCCCATCCAGAGCGAGCGGATGTACGCGGCGCTGAAGGGGCACGGCGCCACGGTGCGCTACGTGGTGCTGCCGTACGAGGCGCACGGCTACCGCGGCCGCGAGGCCACACTGCACACCCTCGCCGAGATGGTGCGCTGGATGGACCGCTACGTGAAGAACGCCGGCCCGCGCCAGCCGCAGCAGCGCTCGGCGTCGACCACGGGGAACTGATCCCCGGAGCGGGAGATGGAGTTGCGCCGGCATCCGCGGTTCGCCGCGGATGCCGGCGCTCTCATTGCCGGGTCGGCGGAGGGCACAGAGACGGATCATCAGTTCTCCGCGCCTCCGCGTCTCCGCGTGAGACAGAGCAGTACTCGGAAGTGCACGAGAATCGTATCCCCATCCACATGGGCACCCATTGAGCGTTCGGCGATGTAATCATATGTTTCTACCCATCTACTCGAACACGACGGCCGCGTAATCCTCCGGCCACGGTCGATCCAATCCCCAGAATTCTTCCACGTCACCATGCAGTGCAGACACATCGGGGCGCCGCACCGGCCCCGGCTGATCCCGGCCGTGCTGGGCGTGGCCCTGCTCGCCGCCGCCTGCGGCGAGAACCCCGCGGGCACCGCCCGCGCCCCCGGCGGCCCCAGCGGCGAGACGGCCATCCAGCTCGAAACCCTCGAAACCACCACCTGCAAGTACGGCGGCGTGTACCCCGACTGCAAGTCGGCCACCGACGGGTCCGGCACCACCACCACCGGCGGAACGACCGGCACGCAGGCCGGCGACCCGACCAGCGGAGGCGGAGGAGGGGGCACGACGACGACCACCACCACGGTGGTCGAGGGCACGTGCAACGCCGAAAAGGACCCCAACTGCAACCAGCCGCTGACCGACGTCGACCGCGAGACGATCAAGAACGCGCTGGCCTCCAACCGGCGGCCGGACAGCGAGTTCACCGACCCCGACGCGAAGGACGAGTGCGCGCAGATGTTCAGCGACTTCAACGCGCAGCTCGCGGCGGGGAACGTCTTCCGCGGCGCCTACGACAACCCCGACACCGCCAGCCACTACGGCGCGGCCTTCCAGGGGAAGATCCACTTCGACCCGAGCGGGCTCGACGCCGCCGCGGCGGGGAACGCCACGGAAGCGAGGGACCTGGCGGTCAGCGCCTTGCATGAGCTGCTGCACGTCCTTGGCTACCATCACTCCGACCCGACCTGGGTCGACCACAAGGACTCGTACGCCGAGCATCCGTTCAGCCGGCTGAACCCGGGACCGAACTCGTGCATCAAGCGCTGATCCGGACGCTGCTCGCCGCGGCGATGACGGTCGTCGTCGTGCCGCGCGCCGCTGCGCAGGGGCTGTTCTCGCGCCCCGGGCCGGCGGCGCTGAGCGCGGTGATGTCGTTCCGCGGCGCGTGGCTGGCCGACAGCACGCGCTTCGACGGATGCTCCGTGGCGCGGCTGCTGGGCCCGCCGGCGGAGTACATGGGCGTCATCCTGCCGCCGATGCGGCGGATGATCGACACCACCGGGCCCTGCGGCGCCCCCGCCGGCGAGCCCGTCCGCCGCGCGCGGCCCACCGTCTGGCTCGACTCGCTGACGGTGGCGGACTCGGTGGCGTACGTGTCCGTGACGGTGCTGCGGGGCGAGCTCACCCACCGCGAGCGGTACACGCTGACGGGCTGGCGGCCGGGGCTCCCCTGGGCGGTGGTGGACATGCACCTCTGGGGCGCGTCGCAGCAGCACTTCCGCCCGCGTCAGGAGAAGGACGGCGCGGGCGCACCACCCTGACCGCCGACATCGCCGCGGTGGGACGATAACGCGAAAGGCCGGGCTCCACGCCCGGCCTTTCGCCGTCTCCGCATCTCCAGCGACGATCCCGATCTACGCAGCAGCAGCCGCGGCCGCGCCCGCCGCCGCGGCGCTGGCGCCGGCGACGGCCTGCTCGTCGGCTTCGGGCTCGGCCGCCGGCTCGTCGTGGATGCAGCGGCTGATGTGCGTGGCCATCACGTCCAGCTGCGAGCGCGAGGGCACCGGCGCCGACGGGTCGGGAAGCTGCAGCGGGAAGGGCGCGCCGTGCGGCACGGGGATCAGGTGCAGGTGGAAGTGGAACACGTCCTGTCCGCCGTCCGTGCCGTTGGGGCTGAACAGGTTCACCGCGCGGCACCCCGTGGCCTTGCGCAGACCGGGGAGGATGCGGCGCGCCACCGCGAAGGTGCGTGACGCCAGCTCCTCGGGCACGTAGAACAGGTTCTTGTAGTGCTCCTTGGGCGCCACGATCACGTGCCCGGAGTGCAGCGGCTGGATGTCGAGGAAGGCGATGATGTCGTCGTCCTCGTGGATGATGCTCACCATCTCGTCTCCGCCGATGATGCGGCAGAACACGCAGGTGGGGTTCTCGTTGGGGTTCGAGGCCACGGCTCCTCCCGGCTGGTGGGTCTGTTCGGTCACGGCTTGCGGGGGTGCAAGAGGCAGGCCCGGGTGGACGAG
Protein-coding regions in this window:
- a CDS encoding nuclear transport factor 2 family protein, giving the protein MRRILAPLALIAAAACSHMVPAASSGEPDRPPALPEGLGAARAGYIAAWGGTDRAALASFFADDAQVVFSDFTLEGRARIEERWLAEDVGRVNDLVMVTQRVSRSGHDVTEAGMVTLRFRGQGGDVRAERGTYEHTWTRTAAGWKLKMVKMDTHPAPAL
- a CDS encoding HIT domain-containing protein, with the translated sequence MTEQTHQPGGAVASNPNENPTCVFCRIIGGDEMVSIIHEDDDIIAFLDIQPLHSGHVIVAPKEHYKNLFYVPEELASRTFAVARRILPGLRKATGCRAVNLFSPNGTDGGQDVFHFHLHLIPVPHGAPFPLQLPDPSAPVPSRSQLDVMATHISRCIHDEPAAEPEADEQAVAGASAAAAGAAAAAAA
- a CDS encoding prolyl oligopeptidase family serine peptidase yields the protein MLTLTSKSRALAVLAAATLAAGPAAAQQAARTAQTAATPTAGAWLMPPAPIPQIIDAAPTPALSVAPGQRTVAVLGRENLPSLQEMAEPWLGLAGYRLNPRTNGWNAARVGYLTSITFQDLAGGANREVRLPPRARAAFPQWSPDGSKLAFTVFTETGIELWVADARTGTARRLLPAVLNAAFGNPFRWMPDGRAVLALRVPAGRGAAPERSRVPEGPVIQESSGRAAPVRTLEDMLKNPYDERLFEHYFTAQMVRVPVDGGAAASVGQPGIYSAFDPSPDGRYILARKIHRPFSYQVSAGSFPYEALVLDTRGAVVKRIADQPLADNLPPAFDAVITGPREIEWRGDAPATLVWAEAQDGGDPSRRVDVHDRLFQLDAPFTGQPRKLMDLDQRYSGAFWGRGDFAIVLERWWSTRREKRFAVNPTNPGQPRLLLDRSYQDRYADPGFPVLRRDARGESLLLFTPDGGSIYLTGAGASQRGDYPFLARMSIADGKSTRIWQAEDPYYEEVVTVLDADGGRILTRRESQAEAPNYFVRTLPGGQAVAITRFPDPAPQLAGITRQLVTYRRGDGVQLSGTLYLPPNYNPQRDGRLPMLMWAYPTEFRDAGAAAQVQGSPNRFSRPAGISHLFLLTQGYAIFDNPTMPIIGEGDKEPNDTYVEQLVASAQAAVDKVVEMGVADRDHIGIGGHSYGAFMTANLLAHSDIFRAGIARSGAYNRTLTPFGFQAEQRTYWQATDIYTRMSPFTYANQINEPILLIHGEMDDNSGTFPIQSERMYAALKGHGATVRYVVLPYEAHGYRGREATLHTLAEMVRWMDRYVKNAGPRQPQQRSASTTGN